TAGCCCAGGTTGTAGCTCAAGAAGAAAAACCGGGCAATTTCATATTAATGCATGCCATGGGACCAAATGTAGCCGGGGTTATTGGTACTGCAATAGTTGCAGGTGTGTTGCTTTCCCTTTACGGATAGAAATTTTAGAAAAATTAACTAAGGTGTTAATATGGCTT
The DNA window shown above is from Thermovenabulum gondwanense and carries:
- a CDS encoding sodium ion-translocating decarboxylase subunit beta, encoding AQVVAQEEKPGNFILMHAMGPNVAGVIGTAIVAGVLLSLYG